A single window of Fervidicoccus fontis Kam940 DNA harbors:
- a CDS encoding site-2 protease family protein — translation MNDVVLTVVAIVTYWVIALAIGYALRKKFKGLEVSPFFIIFKKPSALSFLDKYEKNKFLRGLIYASVILTFISLFMFYYYMIEAVALRFSGYSSGGLVPIIPGITIKGTAIIYILISIGIAALIHELSHAFASRVAHIPVKNVGFILAVFIPAAFVEPDEEAFKKASFKDKIKILSAGPSSNLIIAFIFLILILLMTVNAVGATVVSVESGSPAQIYGIKPGYTILEINGTKIGSPYDIGPIIENYTNSGVWFNITYRSPSSENLSWLLVYKPSNVSKIGITIEQAKGIQSLPDSVYFPMLEFFTFMYVINFSLAIINAAPIFITDGGRIISEIISLKIPGNKGKALNFFIQTFTLLLVLSAITFTPIA, via the coding sequence TTGAATGATGTAGTTTTAACGGTTGTCGCGATCGTTACTTATTGGGTCATAGCACTCGCCATTGGGTATGCTTTAAGGAAAAAATTTAAAGGATTGGAAGTTTCCCCCTTTTTTATAATTTTTAAAAAGCCTTCTGCTCTCTCCTTTTTGGATAAATATGAAAAAAACAAGTTTCTGAGAGGATTAATATACGCTTCAGTAATTCTCACGTTCATATCGCTCTTCATGTTCTATTACTACATGATCGAAGCTGTAGCTTTAAGGTTTTCAGGATACAGCTCAGGTGGTCTCGTTCCAATTATACCTGGGATAACAATAAAAGGAACCGCTATTATCTACATACTTATTTCTATAGGAATAGCTGCCCTAATCCATGAGCTTTCTCATGCGTTTGCATCAAGGGTAGCACATATCCCCGTTAAAAACGTAGGATTCATACTTGCAGTATTTATACCGGCCGCATTTGTGGAGCCGGACGAAGAGGCGTTCAAAAAAGCATCTTTTAAAGATAAGATTAAAATACTCTCTGCTGGGCCTTCATCTAACCTGATAATAGCGTTCATCTTTCTAATTCTAATTTTACTCATGACAGTAAATGCTGTCGGAGCGACAGTGGTTTCTGTGGAAAGTGGATCTCCAGCACAAATTTATGGAATAAAGCCGGGTTACACGATACTGGAAATAAACGGTACAAAAATAGGCTCTCCATATGATATAGGGCCGATAATCGAGAACTACACCAACAGTGGGGTTTGGTTCAATATTACATATAGATCTCCAAGCTCTGAAAACCTCAGCTGGTTGCTTGTCTACAAGCCCTCGAATGTAAGTAAGATTGGAATCACAATCGAGCAGGCAAAAGGCATACAATCACTTCCGGATAGTGTTTATTTTCCCATGCTGGAATTTTTCACATTTATGTATGTTATAAACTTCAGCCTCGCGATAATAAATGCGGCGCCTATTTTTATCACTGATGGAGGGAGGATAATAAGCGAAATCATTTCGTTGAAAATCCCTGGAAATAAAGGAAAAGCTCTGAATTTCTTCATACAGACTTTTACGCTGCTTTTAGTACTTTCAGCAATAACCTTTACTCCAATTGCATGA
- the pdo gene encoding protein disulfide oxidoreductase — MSSEEETSEFNEEHPMVPGGELDEETLEALEEALRDMASPVIAEIFVKESCYYCQETIKLLSYFREKSPSVNGKKLFDFVVYDKEKDVEKFKQYGISRTPTVTLVEGRIRYTGIPSGEEIRSLVETIIRISQNDSGLEESSKQTIKSINRKVYIEVIITPSCPYCPYAALLANMIAFESYKSGNKSVIADTVEAYENPDIADKYNVMSVPVIAINGEVAFVGLPYEVDFVEKVKELS, encoded by the coding sequence ATGAGTTCAGAAGAAGAGACATCCGAATTTAATGAAGAGCACCCAATGGTGCCTGGAGGAGAGCTTGACGAAGAAACATTAGAGGCTCTCGAAGAGGCGCTTAGAGATATGGCATCTCCAGTGATTGCAGAGATTTTTGTTAAAGAAAGCTGCTACTACTGTCAGGAAACGATAAAGCTTTTAAGTTATTTCAGGGAAAAAAGTCCTAGCGTAAACGGAAAAAAGCTGTTTGATTTTGTTGTATATGATAAAGAAAAGGATGTAGAGAAATTTAAGCAGTATGGAATATCAAGAACGCCTACTGTAACATTAGTTGAGGGAAGGATAAGATATACTGGTATACCTTCAGGAGAGGAGATAAGGAGCTTAGTAGAGACAATTATCAGAATTAGTCAGAACGATTCAGGTCTTGAAGAAAGCAGCAAGCAAACCATCAAAAGCATAAACAGAAAGGTGTATATTGAAGTTATAATTACTCCATCATGCCCATACTGTCCATATGCAGCGCTGCTTGCAAACATGATCGCTTTCGAATCATACAAATCAGGAAACAAATCCGTAATTGCAGATACAGTAGAAGCTTATGAGAACCCTGACATCGCTGACAAATACAATGTGATGAGCGTGCCTGTAATAGCAATAAATGGAGAAGTTGCATTTGTGGGACTTCCTTACGAAGTTGACTTCGTCGAAAAGGTAAAAGAATTAAGCTAA
- a CDS encoding ATP:cob(I)alamin adenosyltransferase — protein sequence MKLYSKKGDEGSTFCMKYLEMVPKNHPFVEFVGELDEAEASLGLASSLIPDELKEIKSEVDWIQTLLFRIGFTIAGKDCISEEDLKVLESIADKYSIYAKPLFLLNGGHPAAAAVSLSRAIVRRVERRLIDLISRKEVINKEKLVLSILNRASSALYGIQLAINGKLGYETKRIECGSSKLV from the coding sequence ATGAAGCTGTACTCAAAAAAAGGCGATGAGGGAAGCACGTTCTGCATGAAGTATCTAGAAATGGTTCCTAAGAATCATCCGTTTGTTGAATTCGTCGGAGAGCTTGATGAGGCTGAAGCTTCCTTAGGGCTAGCTAGTAGCTTGATTCCAGATGAGCTTAAGGAAATAAAAAGCGAGGTTGATTGGATCCAAACCCTTTTGTTCAGGATAGGTTTTACTATCGCTGGTAAGGACTGCATCAGCGAAGAAGACTTAAAAGTACTTGAGAGCATAGCAGATAAATATTCAATTTATGCAAAGCCTCTATTTTTGCTCAACGGTGGGCATCCCGCTGCAGCAGCCGTATCGCTATCTAGGGCAATAGTCAGGAGAGTTGAAAGAAGACTTATAGATTTAATTTCAAGAAAGGAGGTCATAAACAAAGAAAAGCTGGTCCTTTCCATTTTGAATAGAGCGAGTAGCGCTTTGTATGGAATACAATTAGCCATAAACGGCAAATTGGGATATGAGACCAAAAGGATAGAGTGTGGAAGCTCAAAGCTCGTATAA
- a CDS encoding DUF211 domain-containing protein: MGILRAVLDVLIPIKGIGIDELSLVLERVRGVEGVNITVKEIDVETESILIVIEGRDIDLKEVERELLNYGGVIHSIDQVISGKKIVEIPEFLYEL, encoded by the coding sequence ATGGGCATTTTAAGGGCCGTTCTGGATGTTCTCATTCCAATCAAAGGAATAGGCATTGATGAGCTCTCGCTAGTTTTAGAAAGAGTGAGGGGAGTTGAAGGTGTAAACATAACTGTCAAAGAGATTGATGTAGAAACGGAGTCAATCTTAATAGTGATAGAGGGCAGAGATATTGATCTGAAAGAAGTTGAAAGGGAGCTCTTAAACTATGGAGGAGTAATACACAGCATTGATCAGGTAATTTCTGGGAAAAAAATCGTAGAAATTCCGGAATTTTTATACGAGCTTTGA